One genomic window of Lepeophtheirus salmonis chromosome 5, UVic_Lsal_1.4, whole genome shotgun sequence includes the following:
- the Trc8 gene encoding protein TRC8 homolog: MIMAELLAYEHRHWREKGLDITLRLPFLFLIDEKLKSDFPSWVHVVDAVEKSVNLSDFFAPLLDICNNPLIEKTFYYLKWFSTIIILYSLTFATSTKDLMLIYSHLGSVILPLISMAFNESVINSDKSHTDTDILFLGLQLILAWMTSKYCVPGIKCLWGKPLYFIFTLPTLFSLFEFPKFVIDFAFGSSSLLVSLSCASYLSCVYDSYLFFEKIYFLKGDFIHVFGINAFLEAEWTRLNVPVLLRTFWLIRFMCNVGEYIYTNPFPEEENMDIYTLELGKFILIKGCETFWAVLGMAAILSSLCQLIDCLFRCILSVDDSAMSRTVASVSPFLFFVLALQTGLTTLEPDKRLSRLLMNLCLLLTAIFHLVHDMVAPVLISLTISQNYDSRKHLRALSTCVFLIGSALSLLLYLWDSFSCGTWLFAVSAFCIEVIIKIFISLLIYCLYLYDQFGNENWEKFDDVVYYVKAVGNSIEFFFAVCLFINGGWIFFFESRGAVRAMMMGIHAYFNIWCEAINGWESFRKRRTASTKLSSLVIASERLVKSRNDVCAICLMEMKVARVTSCDHLFHSHCLQRWIYVENTCPLCKTVLFGEDGALLQLLRHSFPSERLTPSSPVHVNFERDSQSVDFIQRDVPSSDEDEIIYDAVDNYDEDDDEDDLDQEEEEHNSSPNEPLIARLRIRN; this comes from the coding sequence ATGATAATGGCAGAACTTCTGGCTTACGAACATCGACACTGGCGAGAAAAGGGATTGGATATTACCCTCAGACTACCTTTTCTGTTCTTAATAGACGAGAAACTGAAGTCTGACTTTCCATCTTGGGTTCACGTTGTGGATGCTGTGGAGAAATCCGTGAATTTGTCTGATTTCTTTGCACCACTCCTTGACATCTGTAATAACCCCTTGATAGAAAAGACCTTTTACTACCTGAAATGGTTTTCCACCATCATTATCTTATACTCTTTGACTTTTGCAACATCCACAAAAGACCTTATGTTAATATATTCGCATCTGGGATCCGTGATACTTCCATTAATATCCATGGCTTTCAACGAATCTGTAATAAATTCTGATAAGAGCCACACTGATACAGACATTTTGTTTCTAGGACTTCAATTAATTCTGGCTTGGATGACTTCCAAATACTGTGTTCCAGGTATTAAGTGTCTTTGGGGGAAGCCACTCTATTTTATATTCACACTTCCAACCTTATTCTCACTATTTGAATTCCCGAAATTTGTGATAGATTTTGCCTTTGGAAGCAGCAGTCTTCTGGTGTCTCTCTCCTGTGCCTCATACCTCAGCTGCGTCTACGACTCctatttattctttgaaaaaatatactttctcaAAGGAGACTTCATTCATGTTTTTGGGATTAACGCCTTTTTAGAAGCGGAGTGGACACGTCTCAATGTGCCGGTATTGCTGCGTACTTTTTGGCTCATTCGATTCATGTGCAATGTTGGAGAGTACATTTATACTAATCCATTTCCggaagaagaaaatatggaTATCTATACATTGGAACTTGGAAAATTCATACTCATTAAGGGCTGTGAAACTTTTTGGGCTGTTCTCGGAATGGCCGCCATACTGAGTTCGCTATGTCAGCTCATTGATTGTCTTTTTCGATGTATTCTTTCTGTGGATGATAGTGCAATGAGCCGTACGGTAGCCTCTGTGTCTCCATTTCTTTTCTTCGTTCTTGCATTGCAAACTGGACTTACGACATTGGAACCAGATAAAAGGCTCTCAAGGTTATTGATGAATCTTTGCCTACTACTCACAGCCATATTTCATCTTGTACATGATATGGTTGCTCCTGTGTTAATAAGTTTAACCATTAGCCAAAATTATGATAGCAGAAAACACTTACGAGCTCTCTCAACTTGTGTTTTCCTCATTGGATCAGCATTAAGCTTGTTGTTATATCTATGGGACTCCTTCTCCTGTGGAACATGGCTCTTTGCTGTCAGCGCATTCTGTATTGAAGtcatcatcaaaatattcatatctCTCCTCATTTATTGTCTATATCTATATGACCAATTTGGAAATgaaaattgggaaaaatttgACGATGTTGTGTATTATGTGAAAGCCGTTGGGAACTCCATAGAATTCTTTTTTGCGGTTTGTCTGTTTATCAATGGGGGTTGGATATTTTTCTTCGAATCCCGGGGCGCTGTTAGAGCTATGATGATGGGTATACACgcctattttaatatttggtgtGAAGCAATAAATGGATGGGAAAGCTTCAGAAAACGTAGGACTGCTTCAACAAAACTCAGTTCCCTTGTGATAGCCTCAGAGCGATTAGTAAAAAGTAGAAATGATGTATGCGCCATTTGTCTCATGGAAATGAAAGTGGCAAGGGTTACAAGTTGTGATCATTTATTTCATAGTCACTGTTTACAGAGATGGATTTACGTTGAAAATACGTGCCCATTGTGTAAAACAGTGCTATTTGGTGAAGACGGAGCTCTCCTTCAGCTCTTAAGACATTCCTTTCCTTCCGAAAGGTTGACACCTTCATCTCCTGTACATGTTAATTTCGAAAGGGATAGTCAGTCTGTAGATTTTATACAAAGAGATGTTCCCTCTTCAGATGAAGATGAAATCATATATGATGCTGTTGATAATTATGATGAAGACGACGATGAAGATGATTTGgatcaagaagaagaagaacataATAGTAGTCCGAATGAGCCACTTATAGCTAGGCTACGAATAAGAAATTAA